A window of Butyrivibrio sp. AE3004 genomic DNA:
GCTCGAATTTCAAAACTATGAGAATGGAACCCTCACTCTCATATTGTCTGAGCAAGATTACAATATGGCACATTATATAGAGCAGCATTACGGTTCTGCTATTAAAAAATTAGCGAGCATCTATGCTGGAAAGAGTGTTTTGCTACAAATTGTAACCATGGGTGAAGATACAAGAAAAAAACAGGTGGATTCAAAAGAAAGAAGTGAATCGATAACAGTCAAGCCTTCTGATGAAAATGAATTTCCATGCAAAAGAAAAATCGAGACATGGGAATTGGAGCAATGCAGATCAGACACGCGTATAAGCGAGTGTAAACGGATTATACTTGAATCCAGTATTCTAGCATCTGAAGCATTTAGCCTTTACGAGAATAAGGAACTGCAAAGTGCGAATTACAAGACTTGTAATTTAATCATAAACTCTATCCAAAAGGATATGATTTTTGCACTTTC
This region includes:
- a CDS encoding DnaA N-terminal domain-containing protein — translated: MNKEIWHKIKKDLKKFMNMTEIGYTTWIKPLEFQNYENGTLTLILSEQDYNMAHYIEQHYGSAIKKLASIYAGKSVLLQIVTMGEDTRKKQVDSKERSESITVKPSDENEFPCKRKIETWELEQCRSDTRISECKRIILESSILASEAFSLYENKELQSANYKTCNLIINSIQKDMIFALSDLLMTNVCYQDAETMINAITEIEDSINFYDKAYTAQNRTFKITYKIGMVCMNQLPVIGGLQF